A window of Prolixibacter sp. SD074 contains these coding sequences:
- the thpR gene encoding RNA 2',3'-cyclic phosphodiesterase — MSKRTFIAVNIKPEEKLLAFIHELQRELGRSHINWVNPATMHLTLRFLGSTTKEQIGQILNEAPGLFNRYKPFEIEMKGSGKFGSVQNPKIFWIGFEENEALSGLAREVESLVQSVGFESEDRIFRPHLTLGRVKWLKEADNLKKKLEDYREVTFQRMMIKETVFYESILKPAGPFYRPIQKFSLGA; from the coding sequence CGGAAGAGAAGCTGCTAGCATTTATTCACGAATTGCAGCGAGAATTAGGGCGTAGCCACATTAACTGGGTAAATCCGGCTACCATGCACCTGACATTGCGGTTTTTAGGAAGCACTACGAAGGAACAAATTGGACAAATTTTGAATGAAGCGCCAGGTTTATTCAACCGGTATAAACCTTTTGAAATTGAGATGAAAGGATCCGGAAAGTTTGGTTCAGTGCAAAATCCTAAAATCTTTTGGATTGGATTCGAAGAAAACGAAGCGTTATCCGGGCTTGCCCGTGAAGTTGAATCATTGGTTCAGAGTGTAGGTTTTGAAAGTGAAGACAGGATATTCCGTCCGCATTTGACATTGGGGCGTGTTAAATGGCTCAAAGAAGCTGATAATTTAAAAAAGAAACTTGAAGATTACCGTGAGGTAACGTTCCAACGTATGATGATAAAAGAGACGGTTTTCTACGAAAGTATCCTAAAACCAGCAGGTCCGTTTTACCGTCCTATTCAGAAGTTTTCCCTTGGTGCCTAA
- a CDS encoding sugar transferase, with the protein MKRRAFLISYLVSDYLAAMCAWILFYLYRKHYAEALIFGHNHTIEFTQQFYLGIVLIPLFWLSLYAISGFYNDVLRKSRLLELGQTIFSAVLGSLFIFFMFLLDDYIPDYTYYDKHALALLVFQFVLTYIPRLAISSIMVHQFKTGRIGFPTLIIGTNEMAVHITQELETQAVPTGNKVIGYVALDECEKETEVPHQQVLGQLNDIPGIINKYNVEEVIIASESSDHKKLNDIINRLAGRNIIIRGIPDIYAILSGAVKMTTVYSSPLIQISNGIMPAWQQNIKRLLDIFISIMGLIILSPLSFVCIIGVRLSSPGPILYRQVRIGRYGKPFTMYKFRSMYNDAEKNGPDLSSQNDQRITPFGRFLRKSHSDEIPQFINVLKGEMSVVGPRPERAFYIEKIEKAAPHYRHLLRIRPGITSWGQVKYGYAENVTQMIERLQYDLIYLRNMSLYVDFKIIIYTAINILQGRGK; encoded by the coding sequence ATGAAAAGGAGAGCTTTCCTGATTAGTTACCTTGTTTCAGATTATTTAGCCGCTATGTGCGCCTGGATACTATTTTATCTGTACCGAAAACATTATGCTGAAGCTTTGATTTTTGGACACAACCATACCATCGAATTTACGCAGCAGTTTTATCTCGGTATAGTACTGATTCCGCTCTTTTGGCTTAGCTTGTACGCGATTTCCGGATTTTACAATGATGTTCTTCGAAAGTCACGCTTGCTGGAGTTGGGACAAACGATTTTCTCGGCCGTGCTGGGTTCGCTTTTTATCTTCTTCATGTTCCTTCTCGATGACTATATTCCTGACTACACATACTACGACAAACATGCATTGGCCCTACTGGTTTTTCAGTTCGTTTTAACCTACATACCCCGTCTGGCCATTTCATCCATCATGGTTCATCAGTTCAAAACGGGGCGAATTGGATTCCCCACTCTGATTATCGGGACGAATGAAATGGCTGTTCACATTACCCAGGAGTTGGAAACGCAGGCGGTGCCTACCGGGAATAAAGTGATTGGATATGTTGCATTAGATGAGTGTGAGAAAGAAACGGAAGTTCCCCACCAACAAGTGTTGGGGCAATTAAATGATATACCTGGGATCATCAACAAGTACAATGTTGAAGAGGTAATTATTGCCTCTGAATCATCGGATCATAAAAAGCTGAACGACATTATTAACCGACTGGCCGGGCGGAACATCATCATACGCGGTATCCCCGATATTTATGCCATCCTTTCGGGTGCTGTAAAAATGACCACCGTCTATTCAAGCCCGCTAATTCAGATTTCAAACGGCATCATGCCGGCATGGCAACAAAACATCAAGCGACTGCTTGACATATTTATTTCAATTATGGGCCTGATTATTTTGTCCCCTCTCTCCTTCGTTTGCATTATTGGCGTGCGGCTGTCTTCACCCGGCCCCATTCTTTATCGGCAAGTTCGTATCGGACGTTACGGAAAACCGTTTACCATGTACAAATTCAGAAGCATGTACAATGATGCTGAAAAAAATGGTCCCGATTTGTCCAGCCAAAACGACCAGCGTATTACCCCATTCGGACGGTTTCTCCGGAAATCGCATTCCGATGAAATACCACAATTCATCAATGTGCTGAAAGGTGAAATGTCAGTGGTCGGGCCCCGGCCTGAGCGGGCTTTTTATATTGAAAAAATTGAAAAAGCTGCACCCCATTACCGGCATTTGCTCCGAATTCGCCCGGGAATTACCAGTTGGGGACAAGTAAAATATGGTTATGCCGAAAATGTGACACAGATGATTGAAAGGCTTCAGTATGACCTCATCTATCTTCGAAATATGAGTTTGTATGTGGATTTTAAAATCATCATCTACACGGCGATCAACATCCTGCAGGGACGAGGAAAATAA
- a CDS encoding protein-L-isoaspartate(D-aspartate) O-methyltransferase, with translation MEDNYRHRGLRRKLVSEIQAKGITDENVLEAIGKVPRHLFMDSSFVQFAYRDKAFPIGQGQTISQPYTVAFQTQLLEVKKFDKVLEVGTGSGYQSAVLCEMGATVFTIERHRELYDKARALLPSIGYEPMFFHGDGYAGLPTYGPFDKIIVTAGALYIPGSLLEQLKVGGRLVIPVGPQHRQEMKLVIRESETEYRTEDRGGFIFVPLVGGKSE, from the coding sequence TTGGAAGATAACTACCGACATCGTGGCCTGCGGCGAAAGCTGGTTAGCGAGATTCAGGCGAAAGGGATAACGGATGAAAATGTACTGGAAGCCATTGGGAAGGTGCCCCGTCATCTTTTTATGGATAGTAGCTTTGTTCAGTTTGCCTACCGGGATAAAGCCTTCCCGATTGGGCAAGGACAAACGATCTCTCAACCTTACACCGTTGCTTTTCAGACCCAACTGCTCGAAGTAAAAAAGTTTGACAAAGTACTGGAAGTTGGAACAGGTTCAGGTTATCAGTCTGCGGTACTTTGTGAAATGGGCGCCACCGTTTTTACCATCGAACGTCATCGTGAACTATACGATAAGGCAAGGGCATTATTGCCATCCATTGGTTATGAACCGATGTTCTTTCACGGAGACGGTTATGCAGGTCTTCCTACATACGGACCTTTTGATAAAATAATTGTCACGGCCGGAGCGCTTTACATTCCCGGATCACTTCTGGAACAATTGAAGGTAGGCGGACGTTTGGTAATTCCGGTAGGCCCGCAACACCGGCAGGAAATGAAGCTGGTTATCAGGGAGTCGGAAACGGAATATCGAACAGAAGATAGAGGTGGTTTTATTTTTGTCCCGCTTGTTGGCGGAAAATCAGAATAA
- a CDS encoding MBL fold metallo-hydrolase: protein MMEIRKFTFNPVAVNTYVIWDETGECAIIDAGCSNPSEEEALAGFIEEKGLKPVKLLNTHGHFDHVIGNGFAARKWDLEVEMHQGDDALVSNAKEQGGMFGIAMHQPPKPGKFFNEGDEITFGNSTLKVIHVPGHSPGGVAFHNAKEKVLIAGDILFYGSIGRTDLPGGDHESLINGIKSKLIVLDPATKVFSGHGPETTIGDEIKNNPFLQ from the coding sequence ATGATGGAAATTCGAAAGTTTACATTTAATCCGGTAGCAGTAAATACTTACGTGATATGGGATGAAACAGGCGAGTGTGCCATAATCGATGCAGGGTGCTCAAATCCTTCGGAAGAAGAAGCGCTGGCTGGTTTTATTGAAGAAAAGGGATTAAAACCGGTCAAACTGCTGAATACTCATGGCCATTTCGATCATGTGATTGGTAACGGTTTCGCTGCACGGAAGTGGGATTTGGAAGTGGAAATGCATCAGGGTGATGATGCGTTGGTTTCGAATGCAAAAGAGCAAGGAGGAATGTTTGGCATTGCGATGCACCAACCTCCGAAGCCGGGGAAATTCTTTAACGAAGGTGATGAAATCACGTTCGGAAATTCGACTTTGAAAGTAATTCATGTTCCCGGACATTCTCCTGGCGGTGTCGCTTTCCACAATGCGAAAGAAAAAGTGTTGATCGCAGGTGATATCCTTTTTTATGGTTCCATCGGACGAACTGATTTACCCGGAGGCGATCACGAATCGTTAATCAATGGGATAAAATCCAAATTAATCGTCTTGGATCCGGCAACCAAAGTATTTTCCGGCCATGGCCCGGAGACCACAATCGGAGACGAAATAAAGAATAATCCGTTTCTTCAGTAA
- the gcvP gene encoding aminomethyl-transferring glycine dehydrogenase, whose translation MAIDKFVNRHIGPRERDLEEMQRVIGVKSMDELIDQTVPSNIRLEKPLNLPNGLTERTYFKQIRKLAAKNKVFNTYIGMGYYDTITPAVIQRNILENPVWYTSYTPYQAEVSQGRLEALLNFQTMVCEMTAMDLANASLLDEATAAAEAMSLMYATRSRGKQKAGANVCFVDENVWPQTLDVLQTRAEPLGIELKAGDFSRDKIEENWFGAIVQYPNLKGEVEDYSNFTSRLHDNDCKISVATDLLALALIIPPGEWGADVVFGSAQRFGVPMGYGGPSAAFFAIREDDKRFMPGRIIGVTKDATGKPALRMALQTREQHIKRERATSNICTAQALLATMSGMYAVYHGPEGIQGIADRVHSIGVLLGDEITKLGYRQENANFFDTIRISLPRHVKKEDIEWLSLDLEMNFRYFETGEVGLSIDETTNLEDINWILEVFAKAANKRIPVISEIPENSIIDKRYGRKSAYLTQEVFNKYRSETEMARYIKRLEKKDISLVHSMISLGSCTMKLNAATEMIPLSWIEFSGIHPFVPKNQAMGYHEMMEELRRDLAEITGFDDISLMPNSGAAGEYTGLMVIREYHKSRGEGNRNVVLIPSSAHGTNPASAVMAGMKVVVVPCDERGNIDVGALRAKAEEHKDNLSAFMVTYPSTHGVFESAIVEMCGVIHKNGGQVYMDGANMNAQVGLTNPKRIGADICHLNLHKTFAIPHGGGGPGVGPIGVAKHLVEFLPSHPVMNNGHVGLHAVSAAPWGSASVLPITYGYIKMLGADGLTQASRIAILNANYIASLLKDNYGILYTGEKGRVAHEMILECRHLKASAGVTEADIAKRLMDYGFHAPTLSFPVHGTLMVEPTESESKEELDRFVEAMNSIFSEIKEIEEGKADANDNVLKNAPHTAEVLMTDDWKHSYSREKAAYALGWLRDNKFWVPVSRVDDAYGDRNLICTCEPLESYMDK comes from the coding sequence ATGGCAATCGATAAATTTGTCAACCGCCATATAGGCCCCCGGGAGCGTGACTTAGAAGAAATGCAGCGGGTTATCGGCGTAAAATCAATGGACGAACTGATTGATCAGACGGTTCCGTCCAATATTCGTTTGGAAAAACCACTGAATTTACCCAATGGTTTAACCGAACGGACCTATTTCAAACAAATCAGGAAACTGGCTGCCAAAAATAAGGTCTTCAATACTTACATTGGTATGGGGTATTATGACACCATCACCCCCGCAGTTATTCAGCGTAATATTCTCGAAAACCCGGTGTGGTATACTTCCTACACGCCTTACCAGGCGGAAGTTTCCCAGGGACGTTTGGAGGCATTGCTGAATTTCCAGACCATGGTTTGCGAAATGACTGCTATGGACCTGGCCAATGCTTCATTGCTCGATGAAGCCACCGCTGCAGCCGAAGCGATGTCGCTAATGTATGCGACCCGCAGTCGCGGAAAACAGAAAGCCGGGGCGAATGTTTGTTTCGTGGATGAGAACGTTTGGCCGCAGACGCTTGACGTGTTGCAAACCCGTGCCGAACCGTTGGGAATTGAGTTGAAGGCAGGTGATTTTTCGCGCGACAAGATTGAAGAAAACTGGTTTGGCGCAATAGTCCAGTATCCCAACCTGAAAGGTGAGGTAGAAGATTATAGCAACTTCACCAGTCGTCTGCACGATAACGATTGTAAGATTTCGGTAGCGACCGATTTGCTGGCACTGGCGCTTATTATCCCTCCGGGAGAATGGGGCGCTGATGTGGTTTTCGGTTCTGCTCAGCGTTTCGGGGTACCGATGGGATATGGCGGCCCTTCTGCTGCATTCTTTGCTATCAGGGAAGACGACAAACGCTTTATGCCCGGTCGAATCATCGGTGTGACAAAAGATGCCACGGGGAAACCGGCACTGCGCATGGCATTACAAACCCGCGAGCAGCATATCAAACGCGAACGGGCAACCTCCAATATTTGTACAGCTCAGGCGCTTCTGGCTACCATGTCCGGAATGTATGCCGTTTATCACGGGCCGGAAGGTATCCAGGGAATTGCTGACAGGGTACATAGCATTGGTGTTTTATTGGGCGACGAGATTACAAAACTCGGCTACAGGCAAGAGAATGCCAATTTCTTCGATACCATCCGTATTTCGTTACCACGCCACGTAAAGAAAGAGGATATTGAGTGGCTGTCACTCGATTTGGAAATGAACTTCCGCTACTTCGAAACGGGTGAGGTAGGGCTCAGCATCGACGAGACGACGAACCTGGAAGACATCAACTGGATTCTGGAAGTATTTGCGAAAGCGGCCAACAAACGTATTCCGGTCATCTCTGAGATTCCGGAGAACTCCATCATCGACAAAAGATACGGCCGCAAATCAGCGTATCTGACCCAGGAGGTTTTCAATAAGTACCGCTCCGAGACCGAAATGGCCCGTTACATCAAGCGGTTGGAGAAAAAAGATATTTCGTTGGTGCATTCAATGATTTCGTTGGGATCGTGCACCATGAAGCTGAACGCTGCTACCGAGATGATTCCGCTCAGTTGGATTGAGTTCAGTGGAATTCATCCTTTTGTGCCGAAAAATCAGGCCATGGGTTACCACGAAATGATGGAAGAACTGCGTCGCGATTTGGCCGAAATTACCGGCTTCGACGATATTTCCCTTATGCCTAATTCAGGAGCTGCAGGCGAATACACCGGTTTGATGGTGATCCGGGAATACCACAAAAGCCGTGGCGAAGGAAACCGGAATGTCGTTTTGATTCCTTCATCGGCACACGGGACTAACCCGGCCAGTGCTGTTATGGCCGGCATGAAAGTGGTGGTCGTACCTTGCGACGAACGCGGAAATATTGATGTTGGTGCGCTTCGGGCGAAAGCCGAAGAACACAAGGATAACTTGTCGGCCTTCATGGTTACTTACCCGTCAACGCACGGAGTGTTCGAATCGGCTATCGTCGAAATGTGCGGCGTCATTCACAAAAATGGTGGCCAGGTGTACATGGATGGTGCCAATATGAATGCACAGGTGGGACTGACGAATCCGAAGCGAATTGGAGCCGATATTTGTCACCTGAACCTGCATAAAACATTTGCCATACCGCACGGCGGAGGTGGCCCGGGTGTTGGCCCGATTGGCGTGGCAAAACACCTGGTGGAATTTCTTCCTTCGCATCCGGTAATGAATAACGGGCACGTGGGCTTACACGCTGTATCAGCCGCTCCGTGGGGAAGTGCTTCGGTATTGCCCATTACCTACGGATACATCAAAATGCTGGGGGCCGATGGTTTAACGCAAGCATCCCGGATTGCTATTCTCAACGCCAACTATATTGCTTCGTTGTTGAAGGATAATTACGGTATTCTCTATACCGGGGAGAAAGGACGGGTAGCACACGAGATGATTTTGGAATGCCGTCACCTGAAAGCTTCGGCTGGTGTAACCGAAGCCGATATTGCCAAGCGATTGATGGATTACGGTTTTCATGCTCCGACTCTTTCATTCCCGGTACACGGAACACTGATGGTGGAGCCAACCGAAAGTGAATCGAAAGAAGAGCTCGACCGGTTTGTGGAAGCCATGAACAGCATCTTCAGCGAGATTAAAGAGATTGAAGAAGGCAAAGCCGATGCGAATGATAACGTTCTGAAGAATGCACCGCATACAGCCGAAGTTTTGATGACTGACGACTGGAAGCACAGTTACTCCCGCGAAAAAGCAGCCTATGCGCTCGGTTGGCTCCGTGATAACAAATTCTGGGTACCCGTCAGCCGCGTTGATGATGCCTATGGTGATCGGAACCTGATTTGTACTTGTGAACCACTGGAAAGTTATATGGACAAATAA
- the ispE gene encoding 4-(cytidine 5'-diphospho)-2-C-methyl-D-erythritol kinase, which produces MIVFPNAKINIGLHILRKRDDGYHELETVFYPLKLRDGLEFIENRTGEVRFSNSGIEVGGRPEDNLVVKAYRMLAADYTLPGVDIHLHKVIPFGAGLGGGSSDAAFMLKGLNDFFGLNIPEQKLLSSAARLGADCAFFLKNTPLFASGAGEKLEPLPLSLAGWHLLLVKPPVVVGTKEAYAGVLPGKPNVGLKEAIRLSVNNWQGNVVNDFETGIFQRFPEIKAIKEKLIERGAVYVSMSGSGSSVFGLFRNEPIWRDSDFPEGSFIWSEIF; this is translated from the coding sequence ATGATTGTATTTCCTAACGCCAAAATTAACATTGGCCTGCATATTCTGCGAAAGCGGGATGACGGTTACCATGAGCTGGAAACTGTTTTCTATCCGCTGAAGTTACGGGACGGTCTGGAATTCATTGAAAACCGGACGGGGGAAGTGCGTTTCAGCAATAGTGGAATCGAGGTAGGTGGAAGACCGGAAGATAACCTGGTGGTAAAAGCATACCGAATGCTGGCTGCTGATTATACGCTGCCCGGAGTAGACATTCATTTGCATAAGGTTATTCCATTTGGGGCTGGTTTGGGCGGTGGTTCTTCTGATGCCGCTTTTATGTTGAAGGGGCTAAATGACTTTTTTGGCCTGAACATCCCCGAACAAAAGCTTTTATCTTCCGCTGCAAGGCTGGGTGCCGATTGCGCATTTTTCCTCAAAAATACACCCTTATTTGCGTCCGGAGCCGGGGAGAAGCTTGAACCACTTCCGCTAAGTTTGGCCGGATGGCATCTGTTGCTGGTAAAACCGCCGGTTGTGGTGGGTACTAAAGAAGCATATGCCGGTGTTCTGCCAGGGAAGCCAAATGTGGGATTAAAAGAAGCCATTCGGTTGTCGGTAAATAACTGGCAGGGGAATGTCGTCAATGATTTCGAGACGGGAATTTTTCAACGGTTTCCCGAAATTAAAGCCATCAAAGAGAAACTGATTGAGCGGGGAGCAGTTTATGTTTCCATGTCGGGAAGTGGCTCGTCTGTTTTCGGTCTTTTCCGCAACGAACCGATTTGGCGCGACAGCGATTTCCCGGAAGGCAGTTTCATCTGGTCGGAGATCTTTTAA
- a CDS encoding biotin/lipoyl-containing protein codes for MEESTPKYQTFVVNSAKYKTLYTKKFEMRKKWERPDMNEVRSYIPGTVLKLMVKPGQKVKEGECLLILEAMKMENKIEMPFDGKIKEVHVKEGIRIPKDVLMITIE; via the coding sequence ATGGAAGAAAGTACACCAAAATACCAAACCTTTGTAGTGAACAGCGCCAAATACAAAACACTGTATACAAAGAAGTTTGAAATGCGAAAAAAATGGGAACGTCCTGATATGAATGAGGTTCGTTCCTATATTCCGGGTACCGTTCTGAAACTGATGGTCAAACCAGGCCAGAAAGTGAAAGAGGGCGAATGCCTGCTAATTCTTGAAGCCATGAAAATGGAGAACAAGATTGAAATGCCCTTCGATGGAAAAATCAAAGAGGTCCACGTCAAAGAAGGCATCAGAATTCCGAAAGATGTACTGATGATCACTATCGAATAA
- a CDS encoding acyl-CoA carboxylase subunit beta, which produces MSLKRNILDLRKRKQEVQLGGGEKAIEKQVAMGKKTARERIMSILDEDSFHEYDLFVEHTARDFDMDKKVLHGDGVIIGTGTIYNQPVCIYAQDFTVAGGSLGLMHARKITKIMDHALKMRVPLIGINDSGGARIQEGVNSLAGYGEIFYRNTKASGVIPQISVILGPCAGGAVYSPALTDFVFVVENISKMFITGPNVIKTVLGEEISMEELGGARVHSEITGNAHFYAESEDECFDQIKSLISFIPWNNTQKARKFPPQEPTSSLNIEEIVPSDPRRPYDIRDIIRAVTDSSEFFEIMEYFARNIVIGFGRLKGDTVGFVANQPKYLAGVLDCDSSDKAARFIRYCDAFNIPIVTLEDMPGYLPGVDQEHAGVIRHGAKLLYAYSEATVPKITVILRKAYGGGYIAMNSRHLGADFVFAWPTAEIAVMGPEGAANIVFRKEIAEAENPDEVRKQKIEEYKEKFANPYVAAAKGYIDEVIEPAETRSLLIHSLTLSDNKVDARPAKKHGIPPF; this is translated from the coding sequence ATGTCATTAAAAAGAAACATCCTGGACCTCCGTAAACGTAAGCAGGAGGTACAGTTGGGGGGTGGTGAAAAAGCCATCGAAAAACAAGTGGCCATGGGTAAAAAGACGGCCCGTGAGAGAATCATGTCTATTCTTGACGAAGATTCTTTCCACGAGTACGATCTTTTTGTAGAGCACACAGCTCGTGATTTCGACATGGACAAAAAGGTGTTGCACGGCGACGGTGTTATCATCGGGACAGGTACCATTTACAATCAACCTGTTTGTATCTATGCACAGGACTTCACCGTAGCCGGTGGTTCGCTCGGTTTGATGCATGCCCGCAAAATCACCAAAATCATGGACCACGCCCTGAAAATGCGCGTTCCGCTTATCGGTATTAACGATTCCGGTGGGGCCCGCATCCAGGAAGGTGTTAATTCCCTAGCTGGTTATGGTGAAATTTTCTACCGGAACACCAAAGCTTCCGGTGTTATTCCGCAGATTTCAGTTATCCTCGGCCCCTGTGCCGGCGGGGCCGTTTATTCTCCCGCTTTAACCGATTTCGTTTTCGTAGTGGAAAATATCTCCAAGATGTTTATCACCGGACCAAATGTTATTAAAACCGTACTGGGCGAAGAAATTAGTATGGAAGAACTGGGTGGAGCCCGCGTACACAGCGAGATTACCGGTAATGCCCATTTCTACGCCGAAAGCGAGGACGAATGTTTTGATCAGATCAAGAGTCTTATTTCATTTATTCCATGGAATAATACCCAAAAAGCACGCAAATTTCCACCGCAGGAACCAACCTCTTCTCTCAATATTGAAGAGATTGTTCCTTCAGACCCGCGTCGTCCATACGACATCCGCGACATTATTCGCGCGGTGACCGACAGCAGCGAGTTCTTCGAAATTATGGAGTACTTTGCCAGGAACATCGTTATCGGCTTTGGACGCCTAAAGGGCGACACGGTCGGTTTTGTGGCAAACCAGCCTAAATACCTGGCCGGTGTGCTCGATTGCGACAGCTCGGATAAAGCAGCTCGTTTCATCCGTTATTGCGACGCGTTCAACATCCCGATTGTGACCCTCGAGGATATGCCGGGTTACCTGCCTGGCGTTGACCAGGAACATGCCGGTGTGATTCGCCACGGAGCCAAATTGCTGTATGCTTACAGCGAAGCAACCGTACCGAAAATCACCGTTATTCTGCGCAAAGCATACGGTGGAGGATATATTGCCATGAACTCGCGCCACCTGGGTGCTGACTTTGTATTTGCATGGCCTACCGCCGAAATCGCTGTGATGGGACCGGAAGGTGCTGCCAACATTGTCTTCCGTAAGGAGATTGCTGAAGCAGAAAATCCGGATGAAGTCCGGAAACAGAAAATTGAGGAATACAAAGAGAAATTTGCCAACCCGTATGTAGCCGCTGCGAAAGGATACATTGACGAGGTAATTGAACCGGCTGAAACCCGCTCCCTGTTGATTCACTCGCTGACGCTGTCGGACAACAAAGTGGATGCCCGCCCGGCGAAAAAACACGGTATCCCTCCGTTCTAA
- a CDS encoding LptF/LptG family permease — MLLSKPFLKKIDIYIIKKFLGTFFLAIALIIGISIVFDISEHIDEFISRHAPLQAIIFDFYLNFIPYFANLFSSLFTFIAVIYFTSKMAYNSEIIAILASGVTYKRLMRPYMIGAGIIATMSWVLGNFVIPPANTIRINFTNTYLKGEYNNNDRNIHRQLEPGLYIYMRNYNNKNDVGYKFSIEKFKDHKLESKLISDYVKWDRDKKKWVIHNYYIRDLSGPDEKITSGAVIDTTLRMKPEDFDRQKNLEETMNYWELNHYIEDLKLRGVDNVVQYEIEKHKRTSGPFSTFILSIIGAALASRKIRGGMGLHLGIGLLLSFSFIMFLQVSTVFATKGGMDPLLAVWIPNFLYAIIAIFLYRWASK, encoded by the coding sequence ATGCTGCTGTCAAAACCATTTCTGAAAAAGATTGACATATACATCATCAAAAAGTTTCTGGGAACCTTTTTCCTGGCTATCGCCCTGATTATTGGTATCTCGATTGTTTTTGACATTTCCGAGCACATCGACGAATTTATCAGTCGCCATGCTCCGCTGCAGGCCATTATTTTTGATTTTTACCTGAACTTCATCCCTTATTTCGCCAATCTGTTTAGTAGTCTGTTCACCTTTATTGCGGTAATTTATTTTACCTCGAAGATGGCCTACAACTCCGAAATTATTGCCATCCTCGCCAGTGGCGTGACATACAAACGACTAATGCGCCCCTATATGATCGGTGCCGGAATTATTGCGACGATGTCGTGGGTGCTGGGAAATTTTGTCATCCCGCCGGCCAATACCATTCGTATCAACTTTACCAACACGTATCTCAAAGGTGAGTATAACAATAATGACCGGAACATCCACCGACAACTGGAACCCGGCCTGTATATCTACATGCGTAACTACAACAACAAAAACGACGTTGGGTACAAATTTTCTATCGAAAAATTCAAAGATCACAAACTTGAATCAAAGCTGATTTCGGACTACGTAAAATGGGACCGCGACAAAAAGAAATGGGTGATTCATAATTACTACATACGCGATCTAAGTGGTCCGGACGAAAAAATTACCTCCGGTGCTGTAATCGATACCACCCTTCGGATGAAGCCGGAAGATTTTGACCGCCAAAAGAACCTCGAAGAAACCATGAACTACTGGGAGCTGAACCATTACATCGAGGATTTGAAATTGCGCGGCGTAGACAATGTGGTGCAGTACGAGATCGAAAAACACAAACGAACTTCAGGTCCTTTTTCCACATTTATTCTTTCGATCATCGGTGCCGCACTGGCTTCGCGTAAAATCAGGGGAGGAATGGGCCTTCACCTGGGTATCGGGCTGTTACTCAGCTTCTCCTTTATCATGTTCCTACAAGTATCGACAGTTTTTGCCACAAAGGGAGGGATGGATCCCTTACTGGCAGTTTGGATACCCAACTTCCTGTATGCCATTATAGCTATCTTTTTATACCGGTGGGCCTCCAAATAA